The following are from one region of the Salvia splendens isolate huo1 chromosome 2, SspV2, whole genome shotgun sequence genome:
- the LOC121767848 gene encoding non-specific lipid transfer protein GPI-anchored 14-like isoform X1, with protein MNISKALTLKSSFLLASTLMLFTLSVCDTSKDKEECAQSLVGLATCLPYVGGTAKSPTPDCCNGLKQLLKTNKKCLCVVIKDRNDPDLGLNINVTLALSLPHICNAPANISQCPALLNLPPNSPEAQVFYQLGENRSSVAAGPVAGGPAGSAAVPSPSSGGPPTSQQNTGGCGKLNTNTLLLTGFAAFITLFSPQL; from the exons ATGAATATCTCCAAGGCTCTAACATTGAAATCTTCGTTCTTGTTAGCATCAACTTTGATGCTATTCACCTTATCAGTCTGCGACACATCCAAGGACAAAGAAGAATGTGCACAGTCATTAGTGGGATTAGCAACATGTCTGCCTTATGTCGGAGGAACTGCAAAATCCCCCACACCAGATTGCTGCAATGGTCTCAAGCAACTTCTCAAAACCAACAAAAAGTGTCTGTGTGTGGTTATTAAGGATAGAAATGATCCTGATTTAGGCCTCAATATTAATGTCACACTTGCTCTGTCTCTTCCTCATATTTGTAACGCCCCGGCTAATATTTCACAGTGCCCAG CTCTCCTCAACTTGCCACCAAATTCACCAGAGGCTCAGGTTTTTTACCAACTTGGGGAAAATAGAAGCAGTGTTGCTGCCGGCCCTGTAGCAGGAGGCCCAGCTGGCAGTG CGGCGGTTCCGAGTCCAAGCAGTGGCGGACCACCCACATCGCAGCAGAACACCGGTGGCTGTGGCAAACTGAATACCAACACACTACTTCTTACCGGCTTTGCTGCTTTTATAACACTATTTTCTCCTCAACTTTAA
- the LOC121767848 gene encoding non-specific lipid transfer protein GPI-anchored 14-like isoform X2 has translation MNISKALTLKSSFLLASTLMLFTLSVCDTSKDKEECAQSLVGLATCLPYVGGTAKSPTPDCCNGLKQLLKTNKKCLCVVIKDRNDPDLGLNINVTLALSLPHICNAPANISQCPALLNLPPNSPEAQVFYQLGENRSSVAAGPVAGGPAGSV, from the exons ATGAATATCTCCAAGGCTCTAACATTGAAATCTTCGTTCTTGTTAGCATCAACTTTGATGCTATTCACCTTATCAGTCTGCGACACATCCAAGGACAAAGAAGAATGTGCACAGTCATTAGTGGGATTAGCAACATGTCTGCCTTATGTCGGAGGAACTGCAAAATCCCCCACACCAGATTGCTGCAATGGTCTCAAGCAACTTCTCAAAACCAACAAAAAGTGTCTGTGTGTGGTTATTAAGGATAGAAATGATCCTGATTTAGGCCTCAATATTAATGTCACACTTGCTCTGTCTCTTCCTCATATTTGTAACGCCCCGGCTAATATTTCACAGTGCCCAG CTCTCCTCAACTTGCCACCAAATTCACCAGAGGCTCAGGTTTTTTACCAACTTGGGGAAAATAGAAGCAGTGTTGCTGCCGGCCCTGTAGCAGGAGGCCCAGCTGGCAGTG tttaa